The proteins below come from a single Acidobacteriota bacterium genomic window:
- a CDS encoding M14 family metallopeptidase, whose protein sequence is MRKILFSLSLIALITLSDGRAAAQQGVPAPDQYFGFKIGADGELARYPKILDYFQLIATQTDRVKYEELGKTTMGNSYPLLRISSPQNLAKFDRLVEINRRLADPRGLSDTEARALAAEGKPFYFIYATIHSTEVSNGQAIIHIVHRLATENSPQIREILDNSVVLMVPSQNPDGQHLVIDHWYKTKGTPFNRVYPDLYHKYVGHDDNRDWFMFTQKETRMSIELVQNKYKPIISHDMHQQGPQGSRIFVPPFTDPFDVNIHPLLALGQATVGQAMASALLGEGKEGVAWHESYDMWSPARQYMIYHGQPRILTEIANSGGNLADPFVNPQKGRPLGPQESRGNFPVPYSKDTWTLGQQMDYGITAALAGMSHVAKYGREWLYNFYTVHKDWVNYSKGPYAFVVPAAQRDQFATYEMLEILEFGDVEIHRATAPFTANGKQYAAGSYVVKTAQPYGAFAKTMLEKQVYPDLRLFPGGPPQRPYDVTGHTLWMLTGVTVDEVEQPFEAALEMVKKVAPVPTTVAARPKGAYLVKPDSYGFFKIVTELQKANVPVYRAAKAFEGHPAGTWVIPPTAAAQPIIEKAAREMGAPVTTVDRAPAVDGFRLKPTTKVGLWKGANNMPGGWLLWMLEQYGITHEIVKSQDFTGDLNAKYDVILLPSGTSKARIVSGLDPKRNDPAEWSWAFGVGDDGWKKLKAFVENGGTLLAIGTAVETARELLDLPIEKSLPEGRPRFGPQAPAAGGTTASADATLRDAFSSPARLMQTLRDRVADPESLFFCPGSLLQNEFDVNNPVAWGMPAAWPVFFEGDQAYRLRPGFDIDTQVVSRYPTTDILQSGWLLGEEYLRDQANILSFRIGKGYVVTYGSQVDFRTQPRATFKLIFNAMFHGPSTAVPAAQMGK, encoded by the coding sequence ATGCGCAAGATCCTGTTCTCCCTTTCGCTCATTGCTCTCATCACCCTATCCGATGGTCGCGCGGCCGCCCAGCAGGGAGTGCCTGCGCCCGACCAGTACTTTGGTTTCAAGATCGGCGCCGACGGCGAGCTCGCGCGCTATCCGAAGATCCTCGATTATTTCCAGCTGATCGCGACGCAGACCGATCGCGTGAAGTACGAAGAGCTGGGCAAGACGACAATGGGCAACAGTTATCCGCTGTTGCGGATCAGCTCGCCGCAGAACCTGGCGAAGTTCGATCGGCTGGTCGAAATCAACCGCCGCCTCGCCGATCCGCGCGGGCTGTCCGACACCGAGGCGCGGGCGCTCGCCGCCGAGGGCAAGCCGTTCTACTTCATCTACGCCACCATTCACTCGACCGAGGTCTCGAACGGCCAGGCCATCATCCACATCGTGCATCGGCTGGCCACCGAGAACTCGCCGCAGATTCGAGAAATCCTCGATAACTCGGTGGTGCTGATGGTGCCGTCGCAGAATCCTGACGGCCAACACCTGGTGATCGATCACTGGTACAAGACCAAGGGCACGCCGTTCAACCGCGTGTATCCGGACCTGTACCACAAGTACGTCGGCCACGACGACAACCGCGACTGGTTCATGTTCACGCAGAAAGAAACGCGGATGAGCATCGAGCTGGTGCAGAACAAGTACAAGCCGATCATCTCGCACGACATGCACCAGCAGGGGCCGCAGGGCTCGCGAATCTTTGTCCCGCCGTTCACCGATCCCTTTGACGTCAACATTCATCCGCTGCTGGCGCTCGGCCAGGCGACCGTGGGGCAGGCGATGGCGTCGGCGCTGCTCGGCGAGGGCAAGGAAGGCGTCGCGTGGCACGAGAGCTACGACATGTGGTCGCCGGCCCGGCAGTACATGATTTACCACGGCCAGCCACGCATCCTGACCGAGATTGCCAACAGCGGCGGCAACCTGGCCGATCCCTTCGTGAATCCGCAGAAGGGTCGTCCGCTCGGCCCGCAGGAATCGCGCGGCAACTTCCCGGTGCCGTATTCGAAGGACACCTGGACCCTTGGCCAGCAGATGGACTACGGCATCACCGCCGCCCTCGCCGGCATGTCGCACGTCGCCAAGTACGGCCGCGAGTGGCTCTACAACTTCTACACCGTCCACAAGGACTGGGTGAACTACAGCAAGGGGCCATACGCGTTTGTCGTGCCGGCGGCCCAGCGCGATCAGTTTGCCACTTACGAGATGCTCGAGATTCTTGAGTTCGGCGACGTCGAGATTCATCGCGCCACCGCGCCGTTCACCGCCAACGGCAAGCAGTACGCGGCCGGGTCGTATGTCGTGAAGACGGCGCAGCCCTACGGCGCCTTCGCCAAGACCATGCTCGAGAAGCAGGTCTACCCGGACCTCCGGTTGTTTCCCGGCGGTCCGCCGCAGCGGCCCTATGACGTGACCGGCCACACGCTGTGGATGCTGACGGGCGTGACCGTGGACGAGGTCGAGCAGCCGTTCGAAGCCGCGCTCGAGATGGTGAAGAAAGTCGCGCCCGTGCCGACGACCGTCGCTGCGAGGCCCAAGGGCGCATATCTGGTCAAGCCGGACTCGTACGGGTTCTTCAAGATCGTGACGGAACTGCAGAAGGCGAACGTGCCGGTCTATCGCGCGGCGAAGGCGTTCGAGGGACACCCGGCCGGCACCTGGGTGATTCCGCCGACCGCGGCAGCCCAGCCGATTATCGAGAAGGCTGCGAGGGAAATGGGCGCGCCGGTCACCACGGTCGATCGCGCGCCCGCGGTGGACGGCTTCCGGTTGAAGCCCACGACGAAAGTTGGTCTCTGGAAGGGCGCCAACAACATGCCGGGCGGCTGGCTGCTGTGGATGCTCGAGCAATACGGCATCACCCACGAGATCGTGAAGTCGCAGGACTTCACCGGCGACCTCAACGCGAAATACGACGTGATCCTATTGCCCTCCGGCACCTCGAAGGCCCGCATCGTCAGCGGCCTCGATCCCAAGCGCAACGACCCGGCCGAATGGTCGTGGGCGTTTGGCGTCGGGGATGACGGCTGGAAGAAGCTGAAGGCGTTTGTCGAGAACGGCGGCACCTTGCTGGCGATCGGCACCGCGGTGGAAACGGCGCGCGAGCTGCTGGATCTGCCGATCGAAAAGTCGTTACCTGAAGGCCGCCCGCGCTTTGGCCCGCAGGCCCCGGCGGCGGGTGGCACCACCGCGTCTGCCGATGCGACGCTGCGCGACGCGTTCAGCAGCCCCGCGCGGTTGATGCAGACGCTGCGCGATCGCGTGGCCGATCCCGAATCGCTGTTCTTCTGCCCCGGTTCGCTGCTGCAGAACGAGTTCGACGTGAACAACCCGGTGGCGTGGGGCATGCCTGCGGCGTGGCCGGTGTTCTTCGAGGGCGACCAGGCCTATCGCCTGCGTCCGGGCTTCGACATCGACACCCAGGTGGTGTCGCGCTATCCGACGACGGACATCCTGCAGAGCGGCTGGCTGCTCGGTGAGGAGTATCTCCGGGACCAGGCCAACATCCTGTCGTTCCGCATCGGCAAGGGCTACGTGGTGACTTACGGCAGCCAGGTCGACTTCCGCACCCAGCCGCGCGCCACGTTCAAGCTGATCTTCAACGCCATGTTCCACGGTCCGTCGACGGCGGTGCCCGCCGCGCAGATGGGGAAGTAG
- a CDS encoding AMP-binding protein, protein MASPDLPPFRDVTVGALLTRLAHALPEHQAVAYDQHNLKWTFQALEQAARLVARGLMAAGVERGDRVAVWATNVPEWIVLQFALAKAGAILVTVNTSLRAREVEYLLRQSETSTLVTIAGFKGVDYLAELRESGAQVPRVIFIGDSCPPDAIPYARLSELAAAVSDADLDAREARVGVDDVINMQYTSGTTGFPKGVMLSSRNIVNNGYWIGQGLGYTPADRLCLCVPLFHCFGCVLGVLAAFTHGACLCPVEFFEPSRVLETIDREQCTAVYGVPTMFLAALEHPDFGRFSTSSLRTGIMAGALCPEPLMRRVIDEMHLPELTIVYGLTETSPGLTQTPRDADLVERTQTVGRVLPEVEVRIVDPQTGATAATGADGELWAKGYVVMQGYYQMPEATAAAITPDGWLKSGDQASMDEAGRVRITGRIKDIIIRGGENIAPKEVEDVLRSHAAIADASVYAVASDFFGEDVAAALRVRPGATIDADEVRAFCRERIARFKVPGFIRVVDAFPLTASGKVQKFRLREEHESLLRR, encoded by the coding sequence ATGGCCTCGCCGGACCTCCCACCCTTTCGCGACGTCACCGTCGGTGCGCTGCTGACGCGCCTGGCGCACGCCCTGCCTGAACACCAAGCGGTGGCTTATGACCAGCACAACCTGAAGTGGACATTCCAGGCGCTCGAGCAAGCGGCCCGGCTCGTGGCGCGCGGGCTGATGGCCGCCGGCGTCGAGCGCGGCGATCGCGTGGCCGTGTGGGCTACCAACGTTCCTGAATGGATCGTCCTGCAGTTTGCGCTCGCCAAGGCCGGCGCCATCCTCGTAACCGTCAACACGTCGCTACGGGCCAGGGAGGTCGAGTACCTGCTCCGGCAGAGCGAGACGTCTACTTTGGTGACCATCGCCGGCTTCAAGGGCGTGGACTACCTGGCCGAGTTGCGCGAATCGGGCGCGCAGGTGCCGCGGGTGATCTTCATCGGCGACTCGTGCCCTCCCGACGCCATACCGTATGCGCGGCTGTCGGAGCTTGCCGCCGCGGTCTCCGACGCCGACCTCGACGCGCGCGAGGCCCGGGTTGGCGTGGACGATGTCATCAACATGCAGTACACCTCGGGCACGACCGGGTTCCCGAAGGGCGTCATGCTCTCGAGCCGCAACATCGTCAACAACGGCTATTGGATTGGCCAGGGCCTGGGGTACACGCCTGCGGACCGCCTGTGCTTGTGCGTGCCGCTGTTTCACTGCTTTGGCTGCGTGCTGGGCGTGCTCGCGGCGTTCACGCACGGCGCCTGCCTGTGCCCGGTCGAGTTCTTCGAGCCGTCCCGCGTGCTCGAGACCATCGATCGCGAACAGTGCACGGCCGTCTACGGCGTGCCGACCATGTTCCTGGCTGCGCTCGAGCATCCGGACTTCGGGCGCTTCTCGACCAGTTCGCTGCGGACCGGCATCATGGCCGGCGCGCTCTGTCCCGAACCGTTGATGCGGCGCGTGATCGACGAAATGCACCTGCCCGAACTGACCATCGTCTATGGGCTGACCGAGACGTCGCCGGGCCTGACCCAGACACCGCGCGACGCCGACCTGGTCGAGCGGACGCAAACCGTCGGCCGCGTGCTGCCGGAGGTGGAAGTGCGGATCGTCGATCCGCAGACCGGGGCGACGGCGGCCACCGGCGCCGACGGCGAGTTGTGGGCGAAGGGCTACGTGGTCATGCAGGGCTACTACCAGATGCCCGAGGCCACCGCGGCGGCCATCACCCCTGACGGCTGGCTGAAGAGTGGCGACCAGGCGTCGATGGACGAGGCCGGGCGCGTGCGCATCACCGGCCGCATCAAGGACATCATCATCCGGGGCGGCGAGAACATTGCGCCCAAGGAAGTGGAGGACGTGCTGCGCAGTCACGCCGCCATTGCCGATGCCTCGGTCTACGCGGTGGCCAGTGATTTTTTCGGCGAGGACGTGGCCGCTGCCCTCCGCGTGCGTCCAGGTGCGACCATCGACGCGGATGAGGTGCGGGCGTTCTGCCGGGAGCGGATTGCCCGTTTCAAGGTGCCGGGTTTCATCCGCGTGGTTGACGCGTTTCCGCTGACGGCGTCCGGCAAGGTCCAGAAATTCCGCCTCCGCGAAGAGCATGAATCGCTGCTGCGGAGGTAG
- a CDS encoding HEAT repeat domain-containing protein, translating into MCDNWSNGNRYSPSTDPIRLEPADFFFVMFRVENKQITRIRTYSANCPLDAGGKSVHWFNNVTVGGSVGLMKTFMGANSVRRLNDQAVTVLALTEGQQPLDELIGLASRGATASIRGNALFWLAQRAGQKAVGTITAAIENDPDTEVKKKAVFALSQLPKDEGVPLLIQQARTNKNPVVRKQAMFWLGQSKDPRALKFFEEILR; encoded by the coding sequence ATGTGTGACAACTGGAGCAACGGCAATCGGTACTCACCGTCGACCGACCCGATCCGGCTCGAACCCGCGGACTTCTTTTTCGTGATGTTCCGCGTCGAGAACAAGCAGATCACCCGCATTCGGACCTATTCGGCCAACTGTCCGCTCGACGCGGGCGGCAAGTCCGTGCACTGGTTCAACAACGTGACGGTCGGCGGCAGCGTCGGCCTCATGAAGACGTTCATGGGCGCAAACTCCGTCCGCCGGCTGAATGACCAGGCGGTGACCGTGCTGGCGCTGACGGAAGGGCAGCAGCCGCTCGATGAGCTGATTGGCCTCGCTAGTCGCGGCGCCACCGCCAGCATTCGCGGCAACGCGCTGTTCTGGCTGGCCCAGCGGGCCGGGCAGAAAGCCGTCGGCACCATCACCGCGGCGATCGAGAACGACCCCGACACCGAGGTGAAGAAGAAGGCCGTGTTCGCCCTGAGCCAACTGCCAAAGGACGAAGGGGTGCCCCTGCTCATCCAGCAGGCGCGGACCAACAAGAACCCGGTCGTGCGCAAGCAGGCCATGTTCTGGCTCGGCCAGTCGAAAGACCCCAGGGCGTTGAAGTTTTTCGAGGAAATTCTGCGCTAA
- a CDS encoding HEAT repeat domain-containing protein, translating into MRVVINTCRIAMVCGVLVTPSLAAAQGTKVPTVPTVPTVPMVPMVPMIPNLSELTRLADLPRLADLSNLPELPMMLDAARLAASDGWLALDSARAVLAPDLYRFDGQRSPEEDARRREEQAKQRESERRQRVDEQYQRGQEALERRNWSRAADAFTSVVDAQNSTRVDAALYWKAYALDKLNQQADALTALGQMIKTYPQSRWIADAKALELQVRQNAGQAPRPEAESDEELKLLAIQGLQHSAPEQAVPMLEKILQGTASPQLKARALFVLAQSNSPRARQVLTTVAKGGSNPDVQRRAIQYLGVHGSVDNRAVLAEIYAGSNDVDIKRQILQSLFVGGDATRLIEVANIEQNVELRRQAVRHLGTMGRTRTGDALVAIYAREKDADIKRQVINAMFTQNNADSLVAIARKEADPALKREMVQKLSLMTKNKVAMDYLMEILNK; encoded by the coding sequence ATGAGAGTAGTAATCAACACCTGCCGGATTGCGATGGTCTGCGGCGTGCTCGTCACGCCCTCCCTCGCTGCGGCACAGGGAACTAAGGTGCCAACGGTGCCAACGGTGCCAACGGTGCCAATGGTGCCAATGGTGCCAATGATCCCGAACTTGTCGGAGCTCACGCGGCTGGCGGATCTGCCTCGGCTGGCGGACCTGTCCAACCTCCCGGAGCTGCCGATGATGCTTGATGCGGCGCGCCTGGCCGCCTCCGACGGTTGGCTCGCCCTTGACAGCGCTCGCGCCGTCCTCGCGCCCGACTTGTATCGCTTCGACGGCCAGCGGTCGCCCGAAGAGGACGCGCGGCGGCGAGAGGAGCAAGCCAAGCAACGTGAGTCCGAGCGCCGCCAGCGCGTGGACGAGCAGTACCAGCGCGGGCAGGAGGCGCTCGAGCGCAGGAACTGGTCGCGCGCCGCCGATGCCTTCACCTCGGTGGTCGACGCGCAGAACTCCACCCGTGTCGACGCCGCGCTGTACTGGAAGGCGTATGCCCTCGACAAACTCAACCAGCAAGCCGACGCCCTCACAGCACTCGGCCAGATGATCAAGACCTATCCGCAGAGCCGCTGGATTGCCGACGCGAAGGCCCTCGAGCTGCAGGTGCGCCAGAACGCCGGCCAGGCGCCACGGCCGGAGGCCGAGTCGGATGAGGAGTTGAAGCTGCTCGCCATCCAGGGCCTGCAGCACTCGGCCCCCGAGCAGGCCGTGCCCATGCTCGAGAAAATCCTGCAGGGCACCGCCTCGCCGCAGCTGAAGGCCCGCGCGCTGTTCGTGCTGGCGCAAAGCAACTCGCCCCGCGCCAGACAGGTGCTGACCACGGTCGCGAAGGGCGGCTCGAACCCTGACGTGCAGCGCCGCGCCATCCAGTATCTCGGCGTCCACGGCTCGGTCGACAATCGCGCCGTGCTGGCCGAGATCTACGCCGGCTCGAACGATGTGGATATCAAGCGCCAGATCCTGCAGTCGCTGTTCGTCGGTGGTGACGCCACCAGGCTGATCGAAGTGGCCAACATCGAGCAGAACGTCGAGCTGCGCCGCCAGGCGGTGCGGCACCTTGGCACCATGGGCCGCACCAGGACCGGCGATGCGCTGGTCGCCATCTATGCCAGGGAGAAGGACGCCGACATCAAGCGCCAGGTGATCAACGCCATGTTCACCCAGAACAATGCCGACTCTCTGGTGGCGATCGCGCGCAAGGAAGCCGATCCCGCCCTGAAGCGCGAGATGGTGCAGAAGCTGTCGCTGATGACGAAGAACAAGGTGGCAATGGACTACCTGATGGAGATTTTGAACAAATGA
- a CDS encoding sigma-70 family RNA polymerase sigma factor yields MDERDAAVVAKAREGDREAFRALVDRHSRYVFSLAHRMTGNAQDAEDVVQEAWLKAHRQLSRFEARADFRTWLHRITVNCSIDLIRGRRHREDAHDPADLEQGPLSERGAESQPTPERVAASTQISDRVNEALGLLTALERAAFTLRHVEGMSIEEVGEKLGMKTSATKHSIFRAVKKMRLALEPFVQS; encoded by the coding sequence ATGGATGAACGCGACGCGGCAGTGGTCGCCAAGGCCCGCGAAGGCGACCGCGAGGCGTTTCGAGCGCTCGTCGATCGCCATTCCCGCTACGTCTTCTCGCTGGCGCACCGGATGACCGGCAACGCGCAGGATGCCGAGGACGTGGTGCAGGAGGCGTGGCTCAAGGCGCACAGGCAGTTGAGCCGGTTCGAGGCCCGGGCCGATTTCCGCACCTGGCTGCACAGGATCACCGTGAACTGTTCGATCGACCTCATTCGCGGCCGGCGTCATCGCGAGGACGCGCACGACCCGGCCGACCTCGAGCAGGGGCCGCTCAGCGAACGCGGGGCCGAGTCGCAGCCGACGCCGGAACGGGTCGCCGCCAGCACGCAGATCTCGGACCGCGTGAACGAGGCGCTGGGGCTGCTGACCGCCCTCGAACGCGCCGCCTTCACGCTGCGCCACGTCGAGGGCATGTCGATCGAGGAAGTGGGAGAGAAGCTCGGGATGAAGACCAGCGCGACCAAGCACAGTATTTTCCGCGCCGTGAAGAAGATGAGACTGGCGCTCGAACCGTTTGTTCAATCATGA
- a CDS encoding putative metal-dependent hydrolase translates to MDLRFPTGKFVFNPNPTPETRRDSIAAIGSFPSELKAAMATAQIDRPYREGGWTGRQVVHHVADSHMNAFIRFRLALTEDKPTIKPYKEGEWAKLADSTTGDPALSVQILDGLHRRWHLMLESLDEADFAREAIHPDHGPRTLDWFLQLYAWHGRHHVGHLKLTWP, encoded by the coding sequence ATGGACCTACGATTTCCGACCGGCAAGTTTGTCTTCAACCCCAACCCGACGCCGGAAACCCGCCGGGACAGCATTGCCGCCATTGGCAGTTTCCCCTCTGAACTGAAGGCGGCGATGGCCACCGCGCAGATTGACCGGCCCTACCGCGAGGGCGGCTGGACCGGCCGCCAGGTGGTGCACCACGTGGCCGACAGCCACATGAATGCCTTCATCCGCTTCCGCCTGGCGCTGACCGAGGACAAGCCCACGATCAAGCCGTACAAAGAGGGCGAGTGGGCGAAGCTGGCCGACTCGACCACCGGGGATCCGGCGCTGTCTGTTCAGATCCTCGACGGCCTGCACCGGCGCTGGCACCTCATGCTCGAGTCGCTCGACGAGGCCGACTTCGCGCGTGAGGCGATTCACCCCGATCACGGCCCGCGCACGCTGGACTGGTTCCTCCAGTTGTATGCTTGGCACGGGCGTCATCACGTCGGCCACTTGAAGCTGACGTGGCCATAA
- the yhbY gene encoding ribosome assembly RNA-binding protein YhbY, producing the protein MPVSLTPRERAHLKARAHKLEPTVFVGHGGVTPSVITEVDRALAAHELIKVKILGDDREAREAMGNQLCAGTDAAPVQRVGKVVVLWRPKPEATK; encoded by the coding sequence ATGCCGGTATCGCTGACGCCCCGCGAACGCGCCCACCTCAAGGCCAGGGCGCACAAGCTCGAACCGACGGTCTTTGTCGGACACGGCGGCGTCACGCCCTCCGTCATCACCGAGGTCGACCGCGCCCTGGCGGCGCATGAGCTGATCAAGGTGAAGATCCTCGGCGACGATCGCGAGGCCCGCGAGGCCATGGGCAACCAGCTCTGCGCCGGTACGGATGCGGCGCCGGTTCAGCGCGTCGGCAAGGTGGTGGTGTTGTGGCGGCCGAAACCGGAAGCCACGAAGTGA
- a CDS encoding PAS domain S-box protein has protein sequence MAAETGSHEVIAVGQVMENVTTDLEARFFALSIDMLCIAQFNGHFTRLSKAWEKTLGFTREELQARPMFEFVHPDDRERTVAQNRRVKAGEQAIGFENRYICKDGSYRWLLWNASADLDNELIYSVARDITERKQAEEQRESLVRELQAALADVNKLEEILPICMYCRKIRDDRNYWQAVEAYLADHTRTQFSHGICPSCLPHAQEELL, from the coding sequence GTGGCGGCCGAAACCGGAAGCCACGAAGTGATTGCGGTAGGTCAAGTCATGGAGAACGTAACCACGGATCTGGAGGCTCGCTTCTTCGCGTTGTCGATCGACATGCTCTGCATCGCCCAATTCAATGGGCATTTCACCCGGCTCAGCAAGGCTTGGGAGAAGACGTTGGGGTTCACCCGCGAGGAGTTGCAGGCAAGACCGATGTTCGAGTTCGTGCATCCCGACGACCGCGAGCGAACGGTGGCGCAAAACCGCCGGGTCAAGGCCGGCGAGCAGGCGATCGGGTTCGAGAACCGCTACATCTGCAAGGACGGCTCGTATCGCTGGCTGCTGTGGAACGCCAGCGCCGACCTCGACAACGAGTTGATCTACTCCGTTGCGCGCGACATCACCGAACGAAAACAGGCCGAAGAACAGCGTGAGAGTCTCGTGCGCGAATTGCAGGCCGCGCTCGCCGACGTCAACAAGCTGGAAGAGATTTTGCCGATCTGCATGTATTGCAGGAAGATTCGCGACGATCGGAATTACTGGCAGGCGGTTGAGGCCTACCTTGCCGATCACACGCGGACGCAGTTCAGTCACGGCATTTGCCCCAGCTGCCTGCCCCACGCCCAGGAAGAGTTGTTGTAG
- a CDS encoding ribbon-helix-helix domain-containing protein, with product MATTKLTITIDDDQLDEVRRLVAAGQVANVSGFVRRAVEVALHDAAGWQQMLDGALQETGGPLSRKERAWADALLSRPPRRRGGRRTAAA from the coding sequence ATGGCCACGACCAAGCTCACCATCACGATCGATGACGATCAGCTCGACGAGGTCCGCCGGCTGGTCGCCGCTGGACAGGTCGCGAACGTCTCAGGTTTCGTGAGGCGCGCGGTCGAGGTGGCCCTTCACGACGCGGCCGGATGGCAGCAGATGCTCGACGGCGCCTTGCAAGAGACCGGCGGCCCTTTGTCCAGGAAAGAACGGGCCTGGGCAGACGCGCTGCTGTCCCGCCCGCCGCGCCGCCGCGGGGGCCGCCGCACGGCCGCGGCATGA
- a CDS encoding PIN domain nuclease, whose protein sequence is MTGITFDTGGLIALDRGDRRVLALVARAAERGLRVTVPATALAQAIRHPARQVRLTRLARHVGTDLMALDAPDATVVGLLLAATRTSDIVDAHVVVCARRADQVVVTSDGGDLRRLDPGLRLLEV, encoded by the coding sequence ATGACCGGCATTACCTTTGACACCGGCGGCTTGATTGCACTCGATCGCGGCGATCGCCGCGTGCTCGCGCTGGTCGCCCGGGCCGCTGAACGCGGCCTGCGCGTGACCGTCCCCGCGACCGCGCTGGCGCAGGCCATTCGCCATCCCGCCCGCCAGGTTCGGCTCACCCGGCTGGCGCGGCACGTGGGCACGGATCTGATGGCGCTCGACGCCCCCGACGCCACGGTCGTCGGCCTCCTGCTGGCCGCCACGCGAACGAGCGACATTGTCGATGCGCACGTGGTCGTCTGCGCGCGCCGGGCCGATCAGGTGGTCGTGACCAGTGATGGCGGCGACCTCAGGCGGCTGGATCCGGGCCTGCGGCTGCTCGAGGTGTGA